From one Lotus japonicus ecotype B-129 chromosome 3, LjGifu_v1.2 genomic stretch:
- the LOC130747994 gene encoding uncharacterized protein LOC130747994, producing the protein MNGTAALRWQPFPCVPPPNTRIRHLQRQPVRLVVTVKAKKDADRVWKEAWRTANDGFDRFFFEAKKTAERIDRRYSLFHRLSSVARSAADRVREIDRDFEIGIRYRAFTLDFSRNWPNYRRQLSKFIDSPVGRSFATIFFIWFALSGWLFRILIIATWVLPFAGPLLIGTLANNLVIKGACPNCKTQFAGYKSQVIRCTSCGNIVWQPKAKGDFFSGGGRRTSSSKSDPEIIDVEFEEK; encoded by the exons aTGAATGGAACAGCAGCTTTGCGGTGGCAACCATTTCCATGTGTACCGCCACCAAACACGCGGATTCGCCATCTGCAACGCCAACCGGTAAGACTAGTCGTAACAGTCAAAGCCAAAAAGGATGCGGATAGGGTTTGGAAGGAGGCCTGGCGAACTGCCAACGACGGCTTCGACCGCTTCTTCTTCGAAGCCAAGAAGACCGCCGAGCGCATTGACCGCCGTTACTCCCTCTTTCACCGCCTTTCCTCCGTCGCCAGGTCCGCCGCCGACCGTGTCCGTGAGATTGACCGCGACTTTGAGATTGGCATCCGCTACCGCGCTTTCACCCTCGATTTTTCCAGAAACTGGCCCAAC TACCGGAGACAGCTGAGTAAGTTTATAGATAGTCCTGTCGGAAGAAGCTTTGCT ACCATTTTCTTCATCTGGTTCGCATTATCTGGTTGGCTTTTTCGCATTCTCATCATTGCAACCTGGGTGCTTCCATTTGCTGGACCTCTTCTCATCGGTACATTGGCCAACAACTTGGTTATTAAG GGCGCATGCCCTAATTGCAAGACGCAATTCGCAGGTTACAAGAGCCAAGTCATTCGATGTACAAGCTGTGGCAACATTGTGTGGCAACCTAAGGCCAAGGGGGATTTCTTTTCAGGCGGTGGTAGAAGAACTTCCTCGTCTAAGTCCGACCCTGAGATTATTGATGTTGAATTTGAGGAGAAATGA